One segment of Gammaproteobacteria bacterium DNA contains the following:
- the mnmE gene encoding tRNA uridine-5-carboxymethylaminomethyl(34) synthesis GTPase MnmE — MDTIAAQATPPGNGGVGIIRVSGPLVFSIAESVLGKIPAYRFAEYLPFKDDDDSIIDVGLALLFKGPNSFTGEDVLELQAHGGQVVLDMLLERVVGLGARIAEPGEFSKRAFLNDKIDLAQAEAVADLISATSSSAARSAIRSLSGEFSSAIHDLVEQVISLRLYIESAIDFSEEEIDFLGEAELGTKFVRLQEQLELVLENSRQGSFLKEGMAVVILGQPNAGKSSLLNALARKEAAIVTDIAGTTRDVLRENIQLDGLPLHIIDTAGLREVGDVVEQEGIRRAWLEVEKADRVLYMIDDVKGISDLDRTMISTIPPDLPVTLVFNKIDESGSKPEQFRFEQLDALRLSAKTNAGLDLLASYLRASIGMISNPEGLFLARRRHLDALQRANISLDIAYEHCVLQKAGELAAEDLRVTQGALNEITGEFDNEDLLGRIFSSFCIGK, encoded by the coding sequence ATGGACACTATAGCGGCTCAGGCTACGCCACCCGGAAACGGGGGCGTAGGCATTATCCGTGTGTCCGGTCCTCTGGTGTTCTCTATTGCCGAATCTGTACTCGGAAAAATCCCGGCCTATCGTTTCGCAGAATATCTTCCATTTAAAGATGATGACGATAGCATCATTGATGTTGGACTTGCCCTTCTTTTTAAAGGACCCAATTCTTTTACCGGTGAAGATGTACTCGAATTACAGGCTCATGGTGGTCAGGTTGTTCTCGATATGTTGCTTGAACGCGTTGTTGGTTTGGGGGCTCGCATTGCAGAACCTGGTGAATTTTCAAAAAGAGCGTTTCTCAACGATAAGATCGATTTGGCCCAGGCTGAAGCTGTTGCAGATTTAATCAGCGCGACGTCAAGCTCAGCTGCACGTTCCGCAATACGATCACTATCGGGTGAATTTTCTTCCGCAATCCATGATCTGGTTGAACAGGTCATCTCCCTTAGACTGTACATTGAGTCGGCCATAGACTTTTCAGAAGAGGAAATCGATTTTCTTGGAGAAGCGGAGTTAGGAACGAAATTTGTTCGTTTGCAAGAACAATTGGAGCTTGTTCTTGAGAATTCGCGTCAGGGGTCCTTCCTCAAGGAAGGTATGGCCGTGGTCATTCTTGGGCAGCCTAACGCAGGAAAATCCAGTTTGTTAAATGCGCTTGCACGCAAGGAAGCCGCAATCGTGACTGATATTGCTGGCACAACCAGAGATGTGCTTCGAGAGAATATTCAACTTGACGGGTTGCCTTTGCACATTATTGATACTGCGGGTTTACGTGAGGTTGGCGACGTAGTCGAACAAGAAGGCATCCGCCGGGCATGGTTGGAAGTGGAGAAGGCAGATCGAGTTCTCTACATGATAGACGACGTAAAAGGAATATCGGATCTCGATCGAACCATGATCAGCACTATTCCCCCCGATTTACCAGTAACTTTGGTTTTTAACAAGATCGATGAAAGTGGTTCTAAACCCGAGCAATTTAGATTCGAGCAACTCGACGCGTTGCGGCTCTCCGCGAAAACGAATGCTGGGCTCGATCTGCTCGCCAGTTACCTCCGAGCATCGATTGGAATGATTTCGAATCCAGAAGGTCTTTTCCTTGCGCGGCGAAGACACTTGGATGCACTGCAACGTGCAAATATATCCCTGGATATTGCCTATGAGCATTGTGTTTTACAAAAAGCAGGGGAACTGGCGGCAGAAGACTTAAGGGTAACTCAAGGTGCGCTTAATGAGATTACCGGAGAATTCGACAACGAAGATCTTTTAGGGCGGATTTTCTCTTCGTTTTGTATAGGAAAATAG
- the yidC gene encoding membrane protein insertase YidC produces the protein MDTQRLVLFLALSLVVMLLWDAWNQRYNPVETPNQIVEAGSASSVPAAPQEMLSTVAPETEDLPVSPVSTPDAPEKPATATQNALGSSKRILVTTDVFDLELETRGGDVRKVFLKKFPISLDQPQMAYPLMDDALPQLFIAQTGLLSTTEAPDHHSIFQSEQSEFRMEDGKNELVVPLTWISQSGIRVMKILTFTRGSYLINVEHKIENQSAAEWKGRLYRQLQRNKFEEPGKSRLLYTFTGAAVSSVEKPYQKIEFDEMAEWKPDQSYTKGGWGAMLQHYFVAAWIPPNEEANHFYTRALKDDRFIVGMTSSETIVAPGANTNFINNLYVGPKVQSRLEKIEPNLKLTVDYGILHFLAQPLFWVLEFFHSFLGNWGWSIIMLTLMIKVFFYKLSEASYRSMANMRALAPKFQAIRDRYGDDRQRMSQATMELYKKEKVNPLSGCWPMLVQIPVFISLYWMILESVELRQAPFILWIQDLSAKDPFYVLPIVMGVSMYFQQKLSANPSMDPLQQKILQFMPLVFTLFFMLFPAGLVLYWVVNNLLSILQQWYITHKIEKETRKA, from the coding sequence ATGGATACCCAACGTTTAGTATTGTTTCTTGCTTTAAGTTTGGTTGTAATGCTTCTGTGGGATGCATGGAACCAACGATATAACCCAGTTGAGACGCCCAATCAGATCGTGGAAGCTGGTTCAGCGTCATCTGTACCGGCAGCGCCACAGGAAATGTTGAGTACAGTTGCTCCCGAAACGGAAGATCTTCCCGTTTCTCCCGTGTCAACGCCTGATGCTCCTGAAAAGCCAGCAACTGCGACTCAAAACGCCTTAGGTTCAAGTAAGCGCATTTTGGTAACTACGGATGTTTTCGATCTAGAGCTTGAAACACGTGGCGGTGATGTACGCAAAGTTTTTCTGAAGAAGTTTCCGATTTCACTCGATCAGCCGCAGATGGCTTATCCACTTATGGATGATGCATTGCCACAGCTATTTATTGCCCAGACCGGACTTTTATCAACGACTGAAGCACCGGATCATCATTCCATTTTTCAAAGCGAACAGTCTGAATTTCGCATGGAAGACGGTAAGAACGAATTAGTAGTTCCTCTGACTTGGATTTCTCAGTCCGGAATTAGAGTAATGAAGATTTTAACGTTCACTCGTGGCTCTTATCTTATTAACGTGGAGCACAAAATTGAAAACCAGAGCGCAGCTGAATGGAAAGGTCGTTTGTATCGCCAATTACAGCGCAACAAATTTGAAGAACCTGGGAAATCACGTCTCTTGTATACATTTACCGGAGCAGCTGTTTCTAGCGTAGAAAAGCCGTACCAAAAAATAGAATTCGATGAGATGGCGGAATGGAAACCAGATCAGAGCTATACCAAAGGTGGCTGGGGCGCGATGTTGCAGCACTATTTTGTAGCGGCTTGGATTCCACCTAATGAAGAAGCAAACCATTTTTATACGCGCGCATTAAAAGATGACCGTTTTATCGTTGGCATGACATCCTCGGAAACCATAGTAGCGCCTGGTGCAAATACAAATTTTATTAATAATCTTTATGTTGGGCCAAAAGTTCAGTCTAGATTGGAAAAAATAGAGCCAAACCTTAAGCTCACAGTTGACTATGGAATATTACATTTTCTTGCCCAACCTTTATTCTGGGTTCTAGAGTTTTTCCACAGTTTTCTCGGTAACTGGGGTTGGTCGATTATCATGCTTACTCTGATGATCAAGGTATTTTTCTACAAATTATCTGAAGCCAGCTATCGTTCGATGGCGAATATGCGCGCCCTAGCGCCGAAGTTTCAAGCGATTCGAGATCGTTATGGTGATGACCGCCAACGCATGAGTCAGGCCACAATGGAGCTTTATAAGAAGGAGAAAGTAAATCCTTTAAGTGGGTGCTGGCCTATGCTTGTTCAGATACCAGTATTTATTTCTCTCTACTGGATGATTCTGGAATCTGTAGAGTTGAGACAGGCTCCCTTTATTCTTTGGATCCAGGATCTTTCAGCAAAAGACCCATTCTATGTTTTACCCATCGTTATGGGCGTTTCCATGTACTTTCAACAAAAATTAAGCGCGAACCCATCGATGGATCCACTGCAGCAAAAAATTCTGCAGTTTATGCCGCTGGTATTTACGTTGTTTTTCATGTTGTTCCCTGCCGGTCTGGTTCTATACTGGGTGGTAAATAACCTGCTGTCGATACTTCAACAGTGGTATATCACTCACAAAATAGAGAAGGAAACAAGGAAGGCCTAA
- the yidD gene encoding membrane protein insertion efficiency factor YidD, whose amino-acid sequence MEKISRLLRFLFSRVIWVYRYFISPFLGNNCRYYPTCSHYAEEAVSKYGILRGGWMAFRRISRCHPWHEGGIDPVPEKIQKN is encoded by the coding sequence ATGGAAAAAATTAGCCGATTACTGCGATTCCTATTCTCCCGAGTAATTTGGGTCTACCGATACTTTATTAGTCCATTTTTGGGTAACAACTGTCGGTACTATCCAACGTGCTCCCATTACGCAGAAGAGGCAGTCTCGAAATACGGGATTTTAAGGGGGGGATGGATGGCTTTTAGACGTATAAGTCGGTGTCATCCCTGGCATGAAGGCGGAATTGATCCGGTTCCGGAAAAAATCCAAAAGAATTGA